The sequence below is a genomic window from Campylobacter ornithocola.
AAGATTAATACTTATTAATAAATGGACTCAAAATGAAGGTCAAGCCCTAGAAGCTTTAATGAGAGGGGAAAAAGATTTAAGTCAAAGTGCATCAATTTTGAAAAAATGTGTAGAAATTGATGAAACTAAAATGAATGTTTATAAAAATTCTGTAGAAAAAAAAGCTACAATAGGATTAACTTGGCTTAGTATTATAGCCTCAACTTCTCCTTTTATAGGGCTTTTTGGTACGGTAATTTCTATACTTGAAACCTTTGGTGGTTTAGAAATGCAAAATTCTTTAAGTATTATTGCTCCTAAAATCAGTGAAGCTTTGGTAGCTACTGGTTGTGGAATTTTGGTTGCAATTCCTGCATATAGCTTTCATTTGATTATCAAGCGTAAGGCTTATGAGTTGATTAATATCTTAGATAGCGAAATTAAGGTACTAGTAAGTTCTACAAAGGCATAATTAATGTTTTTAGAAGAAAAACCTGAACTAAATATTACACCTTTGGTTGATATTATGCTCGTTTTGCT
It includes:
- a CDS encoding MotA/TolQ/ExbB proton channel family protein, with translation MDFQAIFHFFENTSLITYIVLAWLSVYFIFSFSILFSRLILINKWTQNEGQALEALMRGEKDLSQSASILKKCVEIDETKMNVYKNSVEKKATIGLTWLSIIASTSPFIGLFGTVISILETFGGLEMQNSLSIIAPKISEALVATGCGILVAIPAYSFHLIIKRKAYELINILDSEIKVLVSSTKA